The following is a genomic window from bacterium.
CATCAGTGCACGCGATCGCCTCAATCATTCTGTCCCTGTATCTTTGTGCCAGTTTCAGCTTGGGTTTAGGTATCGGCTCTTTGGAATAGGTTTGCCCGTTATCCTGAGCGTTCCAGCGAAGCACCTTCATCTCCAGAAGGTCTATTACGCCTACGAATTCGGCCTCCGCACCAATCGGAATCTGGACCGGGACGGGATTGACCTTCAGCCGCTTTGACATCGTCTTAAGGACAGAGAAAAAGTCCGCTCCAACCCTGTCCATCTTGTTGACGAAGACTATCCTGGGAAGCTTATACCTGTCCGCGCGATGCCAGACGGCCTCGGACTGCGGCTCAACACCCTCAACGGCGCAAAAGATCACGACCGCTCCGTCAAGTATCCTAAGGCTGCGCTCGACCTCCACCGTGAAATCAACGTGGCCTGGCGTGTCAATCAGGTTCAACTGACAACCTCTCCAGTCAAACGTTGAAGAAGCCGAGGTTATGGTTATGCCACGCTCCTTTTCCTGCTCCATCCAGTCCATCGCCGTGGAGCCCTCATCAACCTCGCCCATCTTGTGCGTCTGCCCCGCATAAAACAGCGCCCGTTCTGTGAAGGTCGTCTTACCGGCATCAATGTGCGCGATAATACCGAGGTTGCGAATCAAGGCAGGATTGTACTTCATGGTCTCGACTCCATTGGCGAAAAAACTACCGACTATCGACCAGTCGGAGAACCAATATACCCAGCCAAAACTTGCTCGGCAACCTTCGGCAACGTCAACCCCACGGAGCCCGACACGCTCAAGTCCGCGAGGTGCTCCGAAAGATGCGTCCGCTCCACGTTCATCTCAATGATCGCCGCACCACACCGCTTCGCCACCAGTGGAAGGACCGACGCCGGAACAACCTGCGCCGAGGTCCCAATAACGAGCATCAAATCACAGCTCATCGCTTCTCGCTCCGCCTCCTCAAGCGCCGAGAACGGAATCGTCTCCCCGAAGAGAATGACCTTGGGCTTCAAAACGCCGCCACAGGCGCAGCAGGGCACGTCAACGGTCAGTAAACTCTCGTCGAACTGAACAGTGGAGCCACAGTTCAGGCACTCAAGCTCCGACATGGTCCCGTGGAACTCTATGACGTTCTTGCTCCCCGCACGTTGATGGAGGTTGTCAATGTTCTGGGTTACTACGCCTTTCAAAACGCCCGCCGCCTCAAGCTGGGCGAGCGCAACGTGGGCGGCGTTCGGCTCAGCACGTTTAAGAATCTCGTAAAGCTCCTTGAAGAGAGCCCAGACCTTCTTGGGATTCCCTACGAACGCCTCGAGAGTAGCATACTCCTCCGCCGGATACTTGTCCCACAGTCCGGCACTGCCTCTAAACGCCGGAACACCGCTTTCGACAGAGATTCCAGCCCCGGTCAGCGCAACAGCGTGCCTCGCATTGCCGAGCAGCTCGGCAGCCTGCGCTATTGTATCCAACGAATCAGGGCTCAACGGCTACTCCGGCGGCAGCATCAAGCAGCCCTGCTCGACTGACGAGGCGAGAGAAGTGTATATCGCGAGAAGCCCCTTATGTCGCTTGCGAGCCGGCCTCTTGAACGACGCGCGGCGTCGCTCCAAGAGAGATAAAACCTCTCTCTCAGACATCTTGCCATCCCTGTCGCCAACGAGGTCCAGCCTCCGTCTGACAAGGTCGATCAGGACAGTATCCCCGTCCTCAAGCAGAGCGATGGGCCCATCCGCGGCCGCCTCGGGCGAGATATGCCCCACGCAGACGCCCCTGGTAGCGCCAGAAAAACGACCGTCGGTCAGGACGGCCACATCCTCAGCTATCGACTCGTTGATCGCCAAGAGCTCGGTCGCGTAAAACTGCTCAGGCATGCCTGTCGCCTTCGGCCCTTCATAGCG
Proteins encoded in this region:
- a CDS encoding NAD-dependent deacylase, yielding MDTIAQAAELLGNARHAVALTGAGISVESGVPAFRGSAGLWDKYPAEEYATLEAFVGNPKKVWALFKELYEILKRAEPNAAHVALAQLEAAGVLKGVVTQNIDNLHQRAGSKNVIEFHGTMSELECLNCGSTVQFDESLLTVDVPCCACGGVLKPKVILFGETIPFSALEEAEREAMSCDLMLVIGTSAQVVPASVLPLVAKRCGAAIIEMNVERTHLSEHLADLSVSGSVGLTLPKVAEQVLAGYIGSPTGR